One genomic region from Nostoc sphaeroides encodes:
- a CDS encoding beta strand repeat-containing protein: MAPNPAVFNLSDLDGNNGFAIDGSKLGFSKSSAGDINGDGFDDLIIQAPYASSKDQQSAGESYVVFGKSSGFGSVLNLSSLDGSNGFVINGIVRGDGSSGSVSSGGDINGDGIDDLIIGAPFANPNGQQSAGESYVVFGKSSGFGSVLNLSSLDGSNGFVINGIDQEDASGSGVSSGGDINGDGIDDLIIGASSASPNGQQSAGESYVVFGKSSGFGSVLNLSSLDGSNGFVINGIDQGDASGYSVSSGGDINGDGIDDLIIGASSASPNGKLRAGESYVVFGSSSGFGASLNLSSLDGSNGFVINGIDQGDISGRSLSNAGDFNGDGFDDLIIGAFNANPNGKLYAGESYVVFGSSGGFGASLNLSSLDGSNGFVINGINRSDRSGSSVSNAGDFNGDGFDDLIIGAPVANSNGKYNAGESYVVFGNSSGFGRVLELSDLNGSNGFIIKGIDVVGYSGASVSSAGDINGDGFDDLSIGATVYSRGPVSSNGERYVIFGFATTTTPNQPPVAVIDTATTDEATAVNISVLANDSDPDSNPLAVTNVDGNAVTNVDGNAVNVGVPITLSSGALLTLNTDNTFTYDPNAQFETLAVGQTGSDRFTYTISDRSFTSTASVNLTINGVNDPPTLISTINLSDLNGSNGFVLNGFANGNSGSSVSNAGDFNSDGFDDLIIATRGAGEKYVVFGSSSGFGTSLNLSSLDGSNGFVINGFDEPGYSGNSVSTAGDFNSDGFDDLIIGVSGADPNGKLSAGESYVVYGSSSGFGASLNLSSLDGSNGFVINGIDQQDYSGDSVSSAGDFNGDGFDDLIIGGSNGELAAGESYVVFGKKSGFTAQLNLSTLNGTNGFAINGIDAYDFSGKSVSSAGDINGDGFDDLIIGAKNADPNGKSNAGESYVVFGSSSGFGASLNLSSLDGSNGFVINGIDEGGYSGSSVSNAGDFNGDGFDDLIIGAYRASPNDKFRAGESYVVFGSSSGFGASLNLSSLDGSNGFVINGIDAEENSGFSVSSAGDFNGDGFDDLIIGAYRAGQFPTFSAGESYVVFGSSSGFGASLNLSSLDGSNGFVINGIDERDNSGNSVSSAGDINGDGFDDLIIGAYRAGESYVIFGFGAKAITKEDTAVNILASTILSRYTKDIDGDALSISGFTSPANGALIFNDNGTLSDTSDDYFIYTSNTNYNGTDSFTYTVSDGNGGTLTSNFNVEVKPVNDAPLAVNDTVTSAKNTAVNIQANTLLANDTDIDSISLSITDISGATNGTAVLQNNGTPSNSADDFIVFTPNCGFSGAASFNYTISDRQLTSTAKVTIQVGDRLLGGNGNDVLHGTPGNDYLNGGNGKDNLYGGDGKDTLNGGNGNDLLCGGLGSDILTGGNGKDKFIFADGEGTDIITDFCKDNDLIGLSGGLTFNQLSFTGNNIIVAATDEILATLTGISTTTLTVANFTIV, encoded by the coding sequence ATGGCACCTAATCCAGCAGTTTTCAACCTTTCTGACCTCGATGGCAACAATGGTTTTGCGATCGATGGCTCTAAACTAGGCTTCTCCAAAAGCAGTGCCGGAGATATCAACGGCGACGGCTTCGACGACCTAATTATCCAGGCACCTTATGCCTCCTCCAAAGATCAGCAATCTGCTGGGGAGAGCTACGTAGTGTTTGGCAAGAGCAGTGGCTTTGGTTCAGTCCTCAATCTCTCATCCCTAGACGGCAGCAACGGTTTCGTGATCAACGGCATTGTTCGGGGGGATGGCTCAAGCGGTTCCGTTAGCAGTGGCGGAGATATCAACGGCGACGGCATCGACGACCTGATTATTGGAGCGCCTTTTGCCAACCCCAACGGTCAGCAATCTGCTGGGGAAAGTTACGTGGTGTTTGGCAAGAGCAGTGGCTTTGGTTCAGTCCTCAATCTCTCGTCCCTAGACGGCAGCAACGGCTTTGTGATCAACGGCATTGATCAGGAGGACGCCTCAGGTTCTGGAGTTAGCAGTGGCGGAGATATCAACGGCGACGGCATCGACGACCTGATTATTGGAGCATCTAGTGCTTCTCCCAACGGTCAGCAATCTGCTGGGGAAAGTTACGTGGTGTTTGGCAAGAGCAGTGGCTTTGGTTCAGTCCTCAATCTCTCGTCCCTAGACGGCAGCAACGGCTTTGTGATCAACGGCATTGATCAGGGGGACGCCTCCGGTTACTCCGTTAGCAGTGGCGGAGATATCAACGGCGACGGTATCGACGACCTGATTATTGGAGCATCTAGTGCCTCTCCCAACGGCAAGTTACGTGCTGGGGAGAGCTACGTGGTGTTTGGCAGCAGCAGTGGCTTTGGAGCTAGTCTCAATCTCTCATCCCTAGACGGCAGCAACGGCTTCGTAATCAACGGCATTGATCAGGGCGACATCTCAGGCAGATCACTCAGCAATGCCGGAGACTTCAATGGTGACGGCTTTGATGACCTGATTATTGGGGCATTTAATGCCAACCCCAACGGCAAGTTATATGCTGGGGAGAGCTACGTAGTATTTGGCAGCAGTGGTGGCTTTGGAGCTAGCCTCAATCTCTCATCCCTGGACGGTAGCAACGGCTTCGTGATTAACGGTATTAATCGAAGTGACCGCTCAGGTTCCTCCGTTAGCAATGCCGGAGACTTCAACGGTGACGGCTTTGATGACCTGATTATTGGGGCACCTGTTGCCAACAGCAACGGCAAGTATAATGCTGGGGAAAGCTACGTAGTGTTTGGCAACAGTAGCGGTTTTGGAAGGGTTCTCGAACTCTCCGATCTCAATGGCAGCAACGGCTTCATAATTAAGGGTATTGATGTAGTTGGTTACTCAGGTGCCTCCGTCAGCAGTGCTGGAGATATCAATGGCGATGGCTTTGATGACCTGAGTATCGGGGCAACTGTTTACTCAAGAGGCCCAGTTTCGTCGAATGGAGAGAGATACGTCATTTTTGGCTTTGCGACTACTACAACTCCTAATCAGCCTCCAGTCGCAGTTATCGATACGGCTACCACCGACGAAGCCACGGCCGTTAACATTTCGGTCTTAGCCAACGACAGCGACCCAGATAGCAACCCCTTAGCGGTGACAAATGTCGATGGTAATGCGGTGACAAATGTCGATGGTAATGCGGTGAATGTTGGCGTTCCTATTACCCTGAGTTCTGGTGCTTTACTGACTCTCAATACTGATAATACTTTTACTTACGATCCCAACGCTCAATTTGAAACTTTAGCTGTGGGCCAAACTGGCAGCGATCGCTTCACCTATACTATCAGCGATCGCAGTTTTACCAGTACAGCTAGCGTCAACCTGACCATCAACGGGGTGAATGACCCACCCACCTTGATTTCTACTATCAATTTATCTGACCTCAACGGCAGCAACGGCTTCGTCCTCAACGGCTTCGCAAATGGCAATTCAGGTTCCTCCGTCAGCAATGCCGGGGACTTCAACAGTGACGGCTTTGATGACCTAATTATCGCGACAAGAGGTGCCGGGGAGAAGTACGTAGTATTTGGCAGCAGCAGTGGCTTTGGAACTAGCCTCAACCTCTCGTCCCTAGACGGCAGTAACGGCTTCGTAATCAACGGCTTTGATGAGCCTGGCTACTCAGGCAACTCAGTCAGCACTGCCGGAGACTTCAACAGTGACGGCTTTGATGACCTGATTATTGGGGTAAGTGGTGCCGACCCCAACGGTAAGTTATCTGCTGGCGAGAGCTACGTGGTGTATGGGAGTAGCAGTGGCTTTGGAGCTAGCCTCAATCTCTCGTCCCTAGACGGCAGCAACGGCTTCGTAATCAACGGCATTGATCAGCAGGACTACTCAGGCGACTCCGTTAGCAGTGCCGGAGACTTCAATGGTGACGGCTTTGATGACCTGATTATTGGCGGCTCCAACGGCGAGTTAGCTGCTGGGGAGAGCTACGTGGTGTTTGGCAAAAAGAGCGGTTTTACTGCCCAACTCAACCTCTCTACCCTCAACGGCACTAATGGCTTTGCCATCAACGGCATTGATGCGTATGACTTTTCAGGTAAGTCAGTCAGCAGTGCTGGAGACATCAACGGTGATGGCTTTGATGACCTGATTATTGGGGCAAAGAATGCCGACCCCAACGGCAAGTCTAATGCTGGAGAGAGCTACGTGGTGTTTGGCAGCAGCAGCGGCTTTGGAGCTAGCCTCAACCTCTCGTCCTTAGATGGCAGCAACGGCTTCGTAATCAACGGCATTGATGAGGGGGGCTACTCAGGCTCCTCCGTCAGCAATGCCGGAGACTTCAATGGTGACGGCTTTGATGACCTGATTATCGGGGCATACCGTGCCTCCCCCAATGACAAATTCCGTGCTGGGGAGAGCTACGTGGTGTTTGGCAGCAGCAGTGGCTTTGGAGCTAGCCTCAACCTCTCGTCCCTAGACGGCAGTAACGGCTTCGTAATCAACGGCATTGATGCAGAAGAGAATTCAGGCTTTTCCGTTAGCAGTGCTGGAGACTTCAACGGTGACGGCTTCGACGACTTAATTATCGGGGCATACCGTGCCGGTCAGTTCCCTACGTTCTCTGCTGGGGAGAGTTACGTGGTGTTTGGCAGCAGCAGTGGCTTTGGAGCTAGCCTCAACCTCTCGTCCCTAGACGGCAGCAACGGCTTCGTGATCAACGGCATCGATGAACGTGACAATTCAGGCAACTCAGTCAGCAGTGCTGGAGACATCAATGGCGACGGCTTTGATGACCTGATTATCGGGGCATACCGTGCTGGGGAGAGCTACGTCATTTTTGGCTTTGGGGCTAAGGCTATCACCAAAGAAGATACTGCCGTTAACATCCTTGCTAGCACCATTCTAAGTAGATATACAAAAGATATCGATGGCGATGCTTTAAGCATCAGTGGCTTCACCAGTCCTGCCAACGGCGCACTGATATTCAATGACAACGGCACTCTAAGCGATACCAGCGACGACTACTTTATTTACACCTCAAACACAAACTACAACGGTACTGACAGTTTTACTTACACTGTCAGTGACGGCAATGGCGGCACCCTTACTAGTAATTTTAACGTGGAGGTTAAGCCAGTCAACGATGCACCCCTTGCTGTCAATGATACTGTTACCTCTGCCAAAAATACTGCTGTGAACATTCAAGCTAATACTCTGCTGGCTAATGATACTGATATCGATAGCATCAGCCTTAGTATTACTGATATCAGTGGTGCAACCAATGGTACTGCCGTGCTGCAAAATAACGGCACTCCTAGCAACTCGGCAGATGATTTTATTGTGTTTACCCCAAATTGCGGGTTTAGTGGTGCGGCTAGCTTTAACTACACCATCAGCGATCGCCAACTCACCAGCACTGCTAAAGTTACTATCCAAGTAGGCGATCGCCTACTTGGTGGCAACGGCAATGATGTCCTTCACGGCACTCCTGGTAATGACTACCTCAATGGCGGCAATGGCAAGGACAACCTTTACGGTGGTGATGGCAAAGACACCCTCAATGGGGGCAATGGTAACGACCTCTTGTGCGGTGGTCTTGGTAGCGATATCCTCACAGGTGGTAATGGCAAGGATAAATTTATCTTCGCTGATGGAGAAGGTACTGATATTATTACCGACTTCTGCAAGGACAACGATTTGATTGGCTTGTCTGGTGGTCTGACTTTCAATCAACTAAGTTTCACTGGTAACAACATCATAGTGGCTGCTACTGATGAAATCTTGGCAACGCTGACTGGTATTAGTACTACAACACTCACTGTCGCTAATTTTACTATTGTCTAA